The Lipingzhangella halophila genome segment CGGTCACCGCGGTTCCGGCGCAGCGCCGCAGCGCCTCCAGCACCAGGGCCCACAGCACAAAGCTGAGCACCACGGACTCCGGCGGGCCCGCGTAGTCCCACCCGAAGTTGACGATCTGCTCGGCGTTGTACCCGAAATAGCCGTTCACGCCGATCGTGATGCCGAACAGCGCCATGTCGTAGACCGGAACGCGCGCCGCCGCGCCCTTGTGCGCGGGAAACACCAGGAACACCAGGGGCAGGAACAGCGCCAGAACGAAGTACAGGAACTGGTGGCGCAGCAGGGACTCCCCGCCGAACGGGTTCCAGAAGAACACCTGGCTCACCGTCAGGAGCAGCCCGCACACGGTGAAGAGAACGACCACCGCTCTCCAGAAACCGTTGCACCGGTCGGTCATCTCAGTCGGTCCTCTCCGAGGCGGCATGGGTCATGGACTGGCGCGGCCCCTACTCCTCGGGGACGTTCTCCTCCTTGTAGGCGGTCCACTCCTCCTGGACGTCCCCGCCGTCGGTGTCGGCCTCGGCGACGAAGTCCTCCCAACCGCTGCGCAGCGACTCGCCGCGCTCGATCAGCTCGTTGTTACGGGCTTCCTTCTCCTCGTCCCACGCGTCGTTCTCCTCCAGGTACCGGACGGTACCGGGGTGGAAGGGGACCGTCTTGGGCTCGGTGTCGGAGTTCTCCACGTTCCATTGCTCGGTGTTGGCGGTGGAGTCCTTGTAGTCGTCGTAGGTGTCGTTGATGGCCTTGACGGTCTCGTAGACGAGCGTCTCGTCGGTGTCCGCGTAGGTCATGAACGGCAGGGGATAGACGAGGCTCTGCGCGGTCTCGCCCTCCTCCTGGCCGGGCCCGCCCCCGAACTCGCCGATCTCCACGCCCGGGGCGATGTCCGTGACGGCCTCGACCTTCTCCTCGGAGTCGTCATCCATGCTGAGCCACCGGATGTCGAAGGAGTTCTCCAGCTCGTAGAGGTCGGGACCGTAGATCTGGTGGAACAGGACGTCGATCTCGCCGTTCTCCAGGGCGTTGGGCTGCTCGCCGTAGCCGAGCTCCACCTCGTTGACGTCGTCCCAGGTGAGCCCGCCGTAGGCGAGGAACGCCTCCAGCTTGTTGTTCACTGAGGGGTTCGCGGTGATGCGCGGGAAGTCGGCGCCCTCCAGGTCCTCGAAGGACTCGATCCCGGAGTCGTCGCGCACGAGGAGGCCGTGCGGCGCGATCGGGCCCCACACCACCCGCACGTCCTGCGGGCCCCACTCCCCCGTGGCGAAGTCGTGGTCGCCCTCG includes the following:
- a CDS encoding TAXI family TRAP transporter solute-binding subunit, which encodes MKKRVLATSIAVVSTMSLAACGNAGEDEEGMPNQMVWSTYGTGTSTYADVAAVADAITADGGPNIRVITSDTAVGRVTPVSEGQADMARTGDEYIYAFEGDHDFATGEWGPQDVRVVWGPIAPHGLLVRDDSGIESFEDLEGADFPRITANPSVNNKLEAFLAYGGLTWDDVNEVELGYGEQPNALENGEIDVLFHQIYGPDLYELENSFDIRWLSMDDDSEEKVEAVTDIAPGVEIGEFGGGPGQEEGETAQSLVYPLPFMTYADTDETLVYETVKAINDTYDDYKDSTANTEQWNVENSDTEPKTVPFHPGTVRYLEENDAWDEEKEARNNELIERGESLRSGWEDFVAEADTDGGDVQEEWTAYKEENVPEE